The Gopherus evgoodei ecotype Sinaloan lineage chromosome 20, rGopEvg1_v1.p, whole genome shotgun sequence nucleotide sequence TCCTGTGGCACAACTTAATTTTTCTATAGCCCCAGTCACAAAACAAGCATTACTTATGCCAGAAACCTGTTATGAAGTCTTGAGGGTGTTACCATTTGACAGCCATGGTCAAACGTGGTTGAAAATTTTAGAGTAGACAGCCTTGTCCTGCTAATCAATGCTTAGAAATATGATTAAGGAAGAAAATGATTTCTTTGCAGCTTGTTTGGCTTTAGGAAGTTGAGTCATGCTTTATTTCAGGAGGAAGAACTGCGCAAAGGAGGAGATCCCAAATACGCTCATTTAAATATGGATCTGCATGTCTTCATTGAAGTCTTTGGACCACCTTGCGAGGCCTATGCTCTCATGGCTCATGCCATGGAAGAAGTCAAGAAGTTCCTTGTTCCGGTATGCAAATTTGTTTCTTGATGCTTTTTAGAACAGAGCCTTGGCTGTGgtacccttccctggggaacataCAGTAGCTGTTTGTTAGTTAACTTGTGCCCTGAAGGAAGAGATTTTAAACCACTAACTGACCAAGCTTAGGAAGTGGTGGTGTAGCTCTGTTGGTCACAGGATAtttgagacaaggtgggtgaagtaataaaTTTTATTGGATCAGCATGCTTTCaagctttcacagagctctttttcaggtctgggtgctggtgtcacagctaaatagaagGTGGAACAAATTGATTAGCATACATAGTTAACATTATTAGTTAACTGGCTGCTTCACCTTGAATGGCCTCTGACAATGTGTTAGAtacttatactaaacaatctgttccagctctctgagctaagaggtgaaaacatcTAATAGCGCTGATGCtgcagctctgtgtaagcttaaaagcttgtctctttcaccagcagaagttggtccaataaaagatgttacctcactcaGCTTGTCAAGTTTAGGAAGAAGCTTCTTCTAGAGGCATTTTACTTCATAATTGCCACTTAGATGTTTCCTAGTTGGTACAGGAAACCCCAGTTACTGGCTGATATGACAGGGTATTGGACTAGGTATATGAAACTGGTCTGAGTTTGTATGGCAGCTCTTCTGTTGGGAGCAATCTTAGCTATGCCCTGTAGGGTAATAGGTTTCTTGAATGGGTTCCATTCATCACTTGAAATTGAAttaattgggggagggggggaaataacACATTCCAGCTTAACAATACCCCTTATCTGAGTTCTTCCTTTGTCCCAGTTGAGTTTAAAATGTTACCGCCccaaaggagagagaagaaaagagaataaGAGTGGTGGGGCAGAGTTGTGGGCACACAGGGCTCCTGGCATTGGGAGGGCTGGGGTTTGCAATAGAGGCTGGAAGCGGGTGGCACACGGGGAGCTTGGGGAAGAGAATGGAGGTATGCCAGGAGCCCCTGATGTGTGCAATAAGCTTAGTTTGCAGAAGCAATGTTGCTGTGGCAGCTCTGGAATCCTGACAGGCAGGCTCGGATTGGTAACCTGATCTGTGTGCGTGTCTGGGGAGGAAGTGGGTTGGAATGGCTTCTTCTGAGTTACTAGAATCTGCTGGTGCTTTCTTAAGCTATATCGCCTGGGGACATGATAAAACATGGAGCAGAGAGATGTGCTGTGTTCGTAGGAATGTGAAAAGACGGCTTGGGTTTGCAAATGGACATTTACACTTCAGCAGGCTGCATCCAGCTCCTGCTGTTGTGTGGGTGCAGCGATCAGTTTCCAGTGTGCCTTTGGAGGAGAGCATGGCATTTTCTGTCAAGCATTTGGCTGGTCGTGAACCACATGTTTCAAAAGGGGATTGTAGATGTTTTGTGACAGCTGCTGTAGCTTGAGATGTGACTCATACAGTTTTCACCAACTGATGCTTTAACATGTTAATCTCTGACACCTCAGAGCACAGGGTGGCTAGCTACTAGTGTCCCTTTTCTTCTCAGGATATGATGGATGACATCTGCCAGGAACAGTTTTTGGAGCTGTCTTATCTGAATGGGGTACCAGAACCAGCACGTGGCCGAGGGGTCCCTGTGCGAGGAAGAGGagcagctccccctcctccacctgttCCTAGGTAACTTTCAAAAGTATTGATGCTGGAAATGGAAACTCTACTACATAAACAACAAAACTGGTTAAATTAGCGTGTGTGCACGCGTACACGCCTGAACTCCAAATATTGGAACTTCCAATATTGCAGGGCTGCTTTTATTAAATTGGGAGTTATGGTCTTGTATGCTCTAGCAGTGTGTGTGCTAGAAAACGGGTAATAAGTCTTTTAATGGGGGTTGGTGAATGTTTTGTAATCTGAATTGCATTAGCTTTAGAAAACCACCTTGCTGTAATTGCATCAGATTTTTTGAACTACTTAAAGTTGAACCCTATAGCTCATTGGTTCATCATCCCTGGTCAATGAGTCCTCCAGTGCACTGAGAATCTACAGCTTGTGCATAACTCCCATGAAAGCTTGATGTTGCTACTATCCTGACACATGCTTTGCTCAATGCATTGGACTAAATCAGTGATGAACTATGCTATACAGTGCCAGTATAGCTAGCTAGCATTTATCCCAAATGAAGAATAAAAAGAGAAGTCTCTTGCTGGTGTCTAAATGTGTTTAGTACTCAAGGGTGGTTAGTCATCTCCTCATTGGACTTTGTAAGACCCCGACCCCAGGGTTCCCTTTCTCCTTAGCAAACCTACTCATCTGATCAGCTATGATAAATTCGTAGAAAAGGTCTGGACTACTTTTGTAGTAACCAGACAACCTCTGCAGATCCacacctttttaaaatgtttagaagtGGTGACTACTTGGGTATTCAGCTGGTGTCTCTGCATTTTCCTTTGGTAATGTTTCATATTTGTAGTTTTTATGCAGCATTAATCTCTTACCAGAGTTGCATTATAATCCTATTTATGCATCCAGTTATCAATTTTATAGCACCCGTAATGAATAACTGTTGATCTGTCAGTAAATTGTCTTAGATATTTAGAATATCATTCTGGCTTTTGCAGAGTACATATATGGCGCTTTCtaatcctttttcttttctagGGGGCGTGGTGTGGTGGGCCCTCCTCGTGGGGCCCTGGTGCGAGGAGCACCAGTGAGAGGTGCCATAGCTAGAGGAGCTACTGTGGCCCGTGGTGTACCCCCTCCTCCAGCAGTAAGGGGTGCTCCTGTACCAAGAGCTCGTGCAGCAGGCATTCAGAGAATACCGCTTCCTCCTCCACCCGTACCAGAAACTTACGAAGATTATGTGAGAAACTTTAATACATACTCTTTCCAAGTAGCTAGAAGCCAATTACTTACAGatcctaagggcatgtctacattgaaATTAAAAACCtatgactggcccatgccagctggcttaggctaaggggctgcttaattaggtgccctggctggagcccaagtccaaacatctacactgcaattaaacattcCTGCAAACCCGGGtcggctggcacgggccagccatgggtgtctcaTTGCATTGTAAGCATACCCTAAATGTTGGGTATTAACAAAGCAATTGCACTAATGGCCCTTGCTTAGTAGCAAATGCTAGCACTAGGCTGAATGGTTGAACTGAGAGGTGAGGTTGTTTTCTGTTAATAAGTTTCTGTGTGCGCCATAATGAAACACTTTTTTGGAAGGGAATAATTACAATGCAACTGAAGTGTGGCCAAGATTATATTTTAACACAAGTACTGGTGCCCAGCAAAAAACAGTCAAAACACTTCTGTGGAAAGCTGCTTGTAGAAGCAGGGAGCACTGGAGTCTTCAGACTATGTAATTGCAATAAGAACTTACTTTAACATGTGAATAAACTTGGTTAAAATATTGTTGTCACTATAGACACATACCCGAGTGCtgagtgttttctttgctaagcTACGAATATTTACTCTTGCTGTAGATGAGCACTGGAGTAAATATTTGAAAAACCATCACAGTGAGATTTGTCTTAttccccctcaccaccaccacacacacacacacaaaatgcttCTGTCTCCTGGCAAAAGTTCCTTCAGTTTTCCATTGGCTCTGGTTAAAACTAGTGGGTTCTGTCTACTTGTAAATGCTACGTTGGAGAACCCAGTTATGAGACTTCTGACATAGCGTGGACATAATGCAGCCTTGGACACTTAACAGGACTCTGGCATGCCTTGTGAACATGATTAACATTCTCACCTTCACTGCAAGACAAAGGTTCCCCTGGGACATGCTAGGATTTATAAGTTCATCTGAAAAGGACTGCTGAGTAAATTTAGTTTTGCTCTTTCCCTTAGTCAGAATGAATGACACCTTCCACATGTATCCATCCTTATGTCATTGTCTATTTCAGGGTTATGATGATACATATGCGGAGCAGAGTTATGAGGGATATGAAGGCTACTACAGCCAGGGCCAAGGGTAAGTGTCACTTTTCAGTCCCCTGAAAAGTTCTGCAGAATTCTTACAGAATTTTCAAGTAAAATTAAACATGTTTccattattttaataatattttgagACCAGTTGTGCCTTGTTCTGTTGGCTTCTAATGCGTTTGAAACAAGCAGCATGTGTGGAATGTTCCCACTAGTCTTTAGCTCTGCCTTTAAAAGGAGTGGTCATACTTAGCCAAGGTAGTAGGAAGGTTTGGGGTATCCTAATTCAAGCACTACAAAGCAAGTTTTGAATTATTCTTGAGGGTCTTAAGAATTTGAATGCTCCAGCTCTTGGGGTTTGTGAATAAATGTTTTCATCTCTACACAACTAACTTAAATGCATCCTGTCTTCCTCTTTCAGGGACACAGAATATTATGATTATGGACATGGGGAGGCTCAAGAATCCTATGAAGCTTATGGTATGTCTGGACACACTGCTTGTGTGATGGGGAGAGAAGGGGCTATAAATCAGTTGGGAATTGCTTGAAGTTTATCAGATCTTTTTGctttaaattttctttctttctttaagatGCTGATGGTATAGTTCCAAAAAGTGACCGAGGGGCCTTCATgggggaaaaatatttacattccacAGATAACACAGGTCTACGTGGCAGTCAAACTGAGGTCGTACATCATGACTTTGTTAGGCTCATATCTAGTTTGACTCTTGCAGAGGTGACCTTACCTAAAGACCTGCAGTAGAATGCCATGTTGGAGTTCTTGCTACTgtgtgcccccaatttttttgttCAGAAGTGGGGTGTTTCTCAGCATCGGTCAGTTTTGTGCATGGAATGCTCCACAGCTGGAGGTCTGGATTCCCACCTATAGCGTTGCTTTTACAGTAGTTTGGCTTGCAGAGGTTATATTTTGTTGAGTTGGATGAGTGCACAACTCCAGCTGCTTCCTTATAATCCTCAAACCCTTCCAGCTGAGACTTACtctgcaataaataaatacatgcttGAAAGATGGATTTTAATCTAGCACATTTTCAGCAGCCTCTACAGTAAGTTAAGGTACAGAATTAGTTCTAGTGGGAATCCCATTAAGTACTCCCGCTGGGGCATGGGACTCAAGTATGTTGCAGGGGAGAAAGATGGCTAGCATGGGGTATATGAGATTTTCAGGGCtcagagaagcagagagaggccTCTAGCTGTCCTATGATTAAGTATATGAAATGTTAAGATGGCATTACACCTCCTGCTTCGGGAGCAAGCAGAAAGTGAGGCTTAACTTTGTGGTGGCATACTGGTCCATACTTACATTGTATGGAGTTTAAATTCAACTGCCTAACCAAAGATTTTCACATCAGTCTAAGTTAAATGTGAATAAACACTTGCTGTCAGTAATGTTGGATATCTTCCTTGCTTCCATTTAGAATGGCTGTTAAATGCCTTGTTTTGTTTCCTGTATTGGTTATGCAACACAAAGAGGCTTTTATGTTTCTACTAAGTAAGAGAGCAGTGCTGTTGTCTGAGATTTGAAGGCCAAACTGCTCGTACACTTGGCATGAAGTTACCACAGTTAATCTGTTTATccacagtaatttactttggCCTCTGCTTTCatgaaaacaaaattagaaaaataaattgtgcAGCCAGTGTGGAGGCCACtttgaggaaaatcaaaatgcaTTTCACGATGGTGGAATAGAGTGTCAGGCTTGCCTCCCAATGCTTAGTGTATATTTATTCCTCTGAAACTGGTGACGTGTGGAGAGAGTGGCAGATGTGCAAAATAAGAATATTGCAAGCGCAAGCCATAATAAAAGCTGATCTTGGATATTTGGGACTTGAGTTAGCTCTAGGAGAATGGGACTTGAACTTTGCTTGTTTCAATAGTTATTTATATGGCAAAAGGATTTTGAGAGTATTGAGCTGTCCTACTGAAAGCTTTTTACCATAATCAGTTATACATGTTGGTGCATGTACCATGTTTAGAGAGGAGTAAAATCCTGATCTCAGGAGACAGGCATTGAGAGTGCTGAGGTATCTTCTGGAATGTAATCCCTAAGTAGTCACTGTCCCACCCTTCTGCTACTAACTGGCAGAAAACACTGTTACATTTCTGGTTTCAGTATGAGATTGCCATCCCAGAGCCGTGGTAGTGATTTAGTCATTTTGGCAGGTTTTGTGCAAGGAGacttctttgcttttatttttaaaaagaaaaatgcttcttgtaGCAGTATCCTGCACAGCTGAATCAGTTTATGGATTATAAAATGCTGCCTGCTTACAGACTGAAAGAGCTTTAATGGCTGTGACCTGAGCCGAGGCTGACTGCCAAAGTTGCTTCAGGAATTGGAGTCCATTTCAGATCTCCTGAAATAATTGGTTGTAGTTCATAGATGAAAGGTATCAGGTTTGTTCAAGTATGAGCCTAGTGGGGTATCTCATCTGCAGACTTCCAAAGGGGTTCCCATACAAGTAACCTTTGTTAAATGCTTGCAAAGTTAGAGATGTTCTTGGCAGAGATTTAATATTTGTGGAATTTGAAGCTATGTGACACTGGGATCTTGTAGATAAACAGTAGTCTTACAAAAGCTTAAAGGGGGCCTATAAAGGCTTGTGAGCCAGTAGAGTTGTAGGAATATTAATGTCATTGGTCTTCACAAAGTCGTGATATTGAAACTGGAGGCAGGTGTTCCGACTGGCACACAGTGCAGTCATGCTGCTGCCCTTGTATGCATGCATCTCATGCTGTTAGTATGCTGTGCACCTTGACATTTATTGCTCTCTATTTTGCAGGCCAAGATGACTGGAATGGAACGAGGCCCTCCCTGAAGGCCCCACCAGCTAGGCCAGTGAAGGGGGCCTACAGAGAGCACCCTTACGGACGCTATTAAAAACATGAGGGAAAAATATCAGTTATGAGCAAACAGTTGTTACTGATTCTTGTATCTCCCAGGATTCCTGTTGCTTTACCCACATCAGACAAGTAATTGTCTAACTGTTTTTCTTCGTGGCCCCCTTTTCTCCCACTCCATCCTCACCTTGCATTCTGGCTTCTGTACGtagtattttaaaatgagttaaatAGATTTAGAAGAccaactttaatttttttaagtgtgtaGATTGCTTTTCTTTGTTGTTTAGATATAAACACAACTGtacttttttaataaaagttgagtttaaaaaaaagttagtttcaAAAGTGACATGCTTGCTTAACAGTTATGAAAGTAAGGTTTTGTTAACCTTTAAGTTTGGTTTTTAAGATACCCGTAAAAGTTGTAGTTGCAGAATCCCAAAAGTAGGCTACATTTCAAAATTCAGGGCTGTTTTTAAGAATTAAAATCATAATGTAACGGTAGTGGCTGCCACCGTTTAAAAGTAAGCTCAGTTGTCAAACTTTCCTTAAAAGCAGATTGCTGATGAATCTTAAGTTTAAATTTTAATACAAAGATCCTCATAACaaattaaatagtttttttttaagttaattgatttaaaaaaaattaggtttgtaaAATTGACTTATGTGGGTTTTGAAATCTAGCCCCGAACACGCAGTGTTGAGAGATGCTTGGGAAGCAGATTTTCCAGTGTAAAGGGGTTATTAACTTGGTTCTGTGCGGAGAACTTTTAAGAGAAGAACAAATTTAAACTACTACACGGCTCTGTCTAATTGCCCAAGGTTTGAAATTAGAAAGTATTAAATGGATAGTAGGTTTGCATTCTGTAAAACTACAGATTTCTCGTTTTAGGATATTTAGGGCAGATAATACAATGCGAGTTGAAAATTGGCAAAGGTGTCAATATTTAGCAATCCCAGTGACTTGTTCAAGTGTGTCTCAACActagctttatataaaaagggaCACTGCAGCTGAAAAAATGAGAAATTTCACTTTGTACATAGGTTAAAGTCCTAACTGGATTTGTACGCTGTCCTCCCACTTTGTTCTTGAAGATTAAATGCTACGTGTGTAAAGTCTGCCTAAATAGGTAGCTAAAACTTGTCAAAATGTCTGCAGCAGTTTGTCAATAAAGTTTAGTCCTTTTTTAATCAAAGTAAATGTGATgaattgtcattttttttttgttgaacaaTAAAATAGCTTTTCTCTTTCAAATAAACTTAAATTAATGCTAAAGTTAAtggtctttttaaaatatggagacATTCTAAAAATGGTGTTTTTCTGTAACCTTTACAAAAAGCTATCAAGCTGGTGAGTGAGCTTaatttaaaaaggaggaaaaaaaaaacttttttttttttttcacccccTGGAAGTTGTTGAAAGCAGTTTGAACCAGTACTAGAGTAGAAATCTGACTTCTGCAAAACAGCAAGTGGAAGGAGTGTTTATGGGCTGGATGGAATTAGTTTAATTATTCAGATTTCAGATAGCCTCAGCTTCTGCAGACTCCAGATGGAGTCTGAAATGGCTGATTCTAAAAGTAGAATAACAAAATGAAGATTGACAAATCCAAGACCTAGCTACcaacaggaggaaaaaagaagctttattttgtttgtgaaCACAACTAACCCTTGTCTAAAGGTGATGCCTACCTGCTTTAAGGTAGCCTGCATTTGGGAAGCCAGTTACAAACCCACAGTTGTTTTGAGAAGGGGGCAGGTGATTGCTTTTAATATCCTTCTGGGAAAGCATAATAGGTTAAAGTAAAATGCTGCTTAGAGAAACTCGAGATGGTTTGTTGTATTACCCTTCTCTGCAAAATATAAATCTGACATCATAGGGGGGAGAAATAAACTGCTCGGGGGTGAAAAATGCGCTAGAACATTAGGAATCAAactgcctgtagcagtgcatgactGAGGGgaatactttaaaacaaaaagttgtaTTTGTAGATTgttattaaaatgtaaataacaATTTTCAACAATGGTTTGGAGTCAGCTTTCAGGGCATAATGTCTTGCTTGATGAAAAGATCACCCTATACCCcccttttaaaggaaaattatCGCAGGAGAATAAGGATGTGTAAAGCTAACATGCATCGCAAAAAACAAAAGGTAACCTAAATGTCTGCTTTTAATAGCACATTTCTCTTTTACATAAACTGTGACGGCAACTTGCATAAACTTTATTGAAACAATTCTTCAAATGTTAatgtaaaatttgaaaaaaaaatgtttaaaagtagatgtttttaaaaaaagaccacATGCTTTTGCATAAATTAGCAATAATTTCAATAATCGTGCACTTTGTAAATGCACTGTAATGTAACCTGGGCAAAAAAAGGAATCTGAAAgcttaaatttcaaaaatgtaaaatgaCACCGAATATAGATAGTCCTGCTACtgccaaaaaaaattctgctcagttatttaaaatgtaaaatgatgACCCTTATAGACCCCAACATTGATATTCACTATGAAATGTTCAGAGCTCAGCTTAAGTTGCATGTTTTCCTTCCTGTGTAATTTGCATGCAggatctttttttctttaaatctctgTTTTTTCCATTAAGGAAACTCACAATCTCTTCTCAATTTGCAGGAGTGAAGAAGGTTGCTGCAAATCATCTGGGTGAAGATGTTTTTGTGAAACAAACGCTGGGTAGGTGGTTATTCACTTTTGCATCACATGGCTAGTTGTTAACATCTTCTGTGTGGGAGGTGGAGGCATTGCCATCTGATGTGTTAAACAGAAGCAGCTCTTCATATGCACACAGATAAATTAGATTgttctaagaggctaattatgTGTCCGCTTTTGTAGTGGTCACTGGAGGAGGCACGGGTTGTGTGGGTGAATGTACACCTGCTTAAGAGCTCTCCCACCGATCAACCTGCAGAATGAAGCTGAGTGATGGATCTGGGGAGCGGTGGAAGTGTGGCAAAACAAGAGGAAGGTGATCTTTTCAGCTGACTCTTGGCTGTGATGTGGAGAGAGGATTCACTTCAAAGCCAACATAAGGCAGTGTTTAGAGGTGCTACCCCACCTTCCGGCAATGGAGCAGTTATATCTAGTAACATTCTTCACATGTCCTCTGCATACTCCCACTCTTAAGGAGCACTGGCTGGTGCAGCTTGCATGGAGGCACCTTCTGGTAACAGTGCCTCTTAGTGGTCACATGCCTCTCCCCTCTCCATAGCTAGCATTTGAACACATTCTGAAGGAGGCATAGCACAGGGCTGCAGCCTCAGATCCTTCAAACCACAGCAGTGAAAGGATGCGGATCACAAGGATCCATAGCTATTGATAAAATGCCTTCTATTTTGTTAGATTAGTTGATGTTAGTAGTTTTAGGATAAGTTAGTATAGCTGAAGGTATGATAATTACCTGGTAATGATGTCATGGAGAAGCCAAACATCAAGAAGCATGGATTTTAAAGGTGTCACCCAGCAGTCTTCCTGGCTTCCAGCCTTCATGTTCGGTTCCTGAAATGCTTAGGAGAGAAGAATTCTCCTTCATGCTGTGCTATGTGCCACACACTTACTTATTGGGCCTGTAATGAGAGACAGACTAGCCTTTTGTTACACAGCACTTGTCAGCCAAGCCTGTGAGATTAGATGCAGCTAGAGGATCCTAGTGAAAGGATAGGAGACCTGAATCCACTCTGAGTACTTCTGGATCCAGGAAGGCTTCAATAGTGAAGGCTCTGGCTTTGGCAGAGAGCTTGTGGATACCAAATCCTTTGATCCAACACCACAGATATTCCCTCCATAAGAGCTGGTTCCAGATAAGGAACGTAAAGCTCAAGAGAGACTACTGGAAAAAGGCACTTGGATTACGAGGGAAAGGAAGGGCAAATTGGAGCATATCTTAAATGGTTCTTAGGACCATTTTGAGTTTAGTGTGGCTTCAAGATCTAAAGATAAAATGCCAGatcagttggggggggggggggggatccaaAAGAGACCAGTGGAACCCAGTATGTTGACTACTAAGGTTCCTAATTCTACAGTTGCAGTGTAGATTCATGTGGTTCCACAAGAGAGGACAGGTTGACTGCCAAGTGGGAGGACAGGTtgactgtctctcttttttttccccagaacaaGCAACCAAGCTGGGAACTTGAATAAGGTAGCTGGAGTGGACATAGCTTAGGTCAACCTTACTCTTCTCGTTCTGGTGGAATACCAGAGTCAACTGGAGAGAACTCTGCAGTTGATTTAgctggtcttcactagacccactaaattgacccctgctacATCAATAGTAGCAGCCTGGTAAGTGAAGACATGACCTTAGGCAATGTATAGAAGGGAGTTATCGAAATTCTTCACTCCCCGCTCTTGTTCTTGTACCCCATTCCACTAGGATGGTTGCTGTGGCTGTAGTGTGTGCTAAACATGTCTCCACTATTGAATTAGGTAGACCTGCCACATGGAGTTCAGTTCACACATTCATGAAACACTGTATTAGATTTGGCAGCCAGATCTGACGCTCAATTTGGCAGGACAGTTTTTCAATTGTTGTTTTAATTAGGGctccatttccctccctcccatctttCGTGTTCTGCTTGCCAAGTTATccaaagagtgggaatgtgcaGAAGACTAAGGAGAAATGAATGTCGTTTGTATGTAAACAGACCACAAAACCTTGGTGGGTTTCTGAGGTTTAAGCTAGCTAcaggctgttttttttgtttcgtTGTATTAAAGATACAGGCACAGGCTTCTCACTCTTAAGTTTTCAAGCCTGACCACAGCTTGCTTAGCTAAGAGTTTTGAAGAGCTGCACGCACCCCCCATCAGCTGATGGAACAACTTgggcctggtggttagagagtCTCATGATTCCTTTGGCTGTCGTTTCCTTTCACCACTGACAGCCGACATGCTCCCTCTGGTGGATACTGTGATTATCATTCATTTGCTTATCCTGTGGACGTATTTTATTGTCTCCGCCCGCCTGCCCTCCTTGCAAACCTAGCGATACATTGGACAACAGCTCAACCTTCACTCAAAAGGAATTGACAGTTGAAGGCATCAGTGGACTGAACTGCTTACAAGCTGGGGTCAGAAGAGCCCACCAGGGCCCAAAGGCAGCCCTTTAAAGCTTGTAGTTTTCAGGCTTCTGATCAGTTTCTCACTGGATCTTTGAGACCCAGGAGTGAGAAACTTGAGACTTCCAAAGGAACA carries:
- the KHDRBS1 gene encoding KH domain-containing, RNA-binding, signal transduction-associated protein 1, with product MQRREDPAARLGRTPGPAARQGTPGPRRTPRGGARGAGAQPPPLLPPAATAAAASQAPTAAPTPLLPGATVKMEPENKYLPELMAEKDSLDPSFTHAMQLLTAEIEKIQKGETKKDEEENYLDLFSHKNMKLKERVLIPVKQYPKFNFVGKILGPQGNTIKRLQEETGAKISVLGKGSMRDKAKEEELRKGGDPKYAHLNMDLHVFIEVFGPPCEAYALMAHAMEEVKKFLVPDMMDDICQEQFLELSYLNGVPEPARGRGVPVRGRGAAPPPPPVPRGRGVVGPPRGALVRGAPVRGAIARGATVARGVPPPPAVRGAPVPRARAAGIQRIPLPPPPVPETYEDYGYDDTYAEQSYEGYEGYYSQGQGDTEYYDYGHGEAQESYEAYGQDDWNGTRPSLKAPPARPVKGAYREHPYGRY